A region from the Cuculus canorus isolate bCucCan1 chromosome 14, bCucCan1.pri, whole genome shotgun sequence genome encodes:
- the UBE2D2 gene encoding ubiquitin-conjugating enzyme E2 D2 yields MALKRIHKELNDLARDPPAQCSAGPVGDDMFHWQATIMGPNDSPYQGGVFFLTIHFPTDYPFKPPKVAFTTRIYHPNINSNGSICLDILRSQWSPALTISKVLLSICSLLCDPNPDDPLVPEIARIYKTDREKYNRIAREWTQKYAM; encoded by the exons GAGTTGAATGACCTGGCACGTGACCCTCCAGCGCAGTGTTCCGCAGGGCCTGTTGGGGATGACA tgttCCACTGGCAAGCGACAATAATGGGACCA AATGACAGTCCCTACCAAGGTGGAGTATTTTTCTTGACAATTCACTTCCCAACAGATTATCCCTTCAAACCACCTAAG GTTGCATTTACAACAAGAATCTATCATCCAAATATTAACAGTAATGGCAGCATTTGTCTTGATATCCTACGATCACAGTGGTCCCCAGCACTAACTATTTCAAAAG taCTTTTGTCCATCTGTTCTCTGTTGTGTGATCCCAATCCAGATGATCCTTTAGTGCCTGAGATTGCACGGATCTACAAAACAGATAGAGAAAA GTACAACAGAATAGCTCGGGAATGGACTCAGAAGTATGCGATGTAA